The following coding sequences lie in one Cloeon dipterum chromosome 1, ieCloDipt1.1, whole genome shotgun sequence genomic window:
- the LOC135938796 gene encoding uncharacterized protein LOC135938796 — MLSCFLPARTSSNKSDHQRQPSSSSLQSRRSNLSAMDLMYLPDTYSYNYYNYEDDRILWGPDKSKSKVEEKPRHKTTSKSGDHKNCPMCKANQRRRLNNYIRSKSRQDSESTIEEEDEEEAQGK; from the exons ATGCTTTCGTGCTTTCTTCCAGCCCGCACTAGCTCCAACAAGAGCGACCACCAGCGACAACCGTCGTCGTCGTCCCTTCAGAGTCGCAGGAGCAACCTGAGCGCAATGGACCTGATGTACCTGCCCGACACCTACAGCTACAACTACTATAACTACGAGGACGACCGCATCCTTTGGGGCCCTGACAAGTCCAAATCCAAAG TGGAGGAAAAACCAAGGCACAAGACGACTTCAAAGTCGGGCGACCACAAAAACTGCCCGATGTGTAAAGCAAACCAGCGCCGCCGACTTAACAATTACATTCGCAGCAAGTCGCGGCAGGACAGCGAAAGCACGATCGAGGAAGAGGATGAAGAGGAGGCGCAAGGGAAATAA
- the LOC135938631 gene encoding kinesin-like protein KIF14 has translation MRDINLTSKWSNENKSRQNASVTPNSTSKATPKDPLNSSTTNVTIEMKTFITPSKRGKDGFATPKSAATSQQKPGQSISQRKAYASGTDSTTTPVRNFTTPSSSFKTPDLVRSNSVSQKRKLFNTPTTKHPDTPIPKKNANQSLHTSMVESEEECNVTVAVRVRPLNSKERGEGSTIKTDEEGVVTVETSDGSTLSYQYEHCFGPDATQMEVFRDLVHPLLTKALEGYNACLFSYGQTGSGKTFSMMGIEAVDGCKMGREAGIIPRFGFSLFEKINRGKLKVSIEVSYFEIYNEKIRDLLSDDLGPSLRHQAKPTLRVREHPQDGPYVENLTVQSVSSFDSLQGWLRLGLSRRATAASAMNDKSSRSHSIFTITLTQGPKRSKVHLVDLAGSERLVNTCATGDRLREGVRINTSLLTLGKVINALADKTKKSFVPYRDSMLTWILSDSLGGSARTVMLATVSPSSVYVDETLATLRYACQARAIVNKPQIQLQQGATPLMQRQLHEEIDRLRQAREEYVKRGAGQEVEALQTELSSVRQKLRQVEEERAEWESKVKASDLDRSRQLAALARKGITTSDRPGLILLTSDPSLSLYYALPSEAKPKMVLGSAQPPADIILDSPLVADNHCSLEFKQSTFWLTPCEGCETYVNGALVSHETPLSNRDRVALGGDVFLLLNTNSLDVCDLSNFAPLVDYEFARMELSLAQNARLNMELTAAKQKALAELEDKKTQLEKLGASKDAAEAELKLMRADQQKLAAALKAEIEAEKNRIEQAMAPLNMSIAPSFNSDLIQELRSLEQMSSPPVMGLHEIHCLVKEANQRCKHLGLDYKFAQVQKANADLASDQPALQPCIKVRVSDKYSTICSHGLFMEVLGNIRDSEGETITEIDWPRQLEWAENSSDSLSSEESILVDMAPFNRQKPVAAAASAGVDPEKCFAILRETLKQLQSVAFKHPKADTYLRNISDSICQLERAYVHPEFESFQSEVSSVHSEKCNDTAKSDSWLSEALERLRNTSVTSSVVSSAASTSTLLHSPPSISAIPAKSNIRQPSLAYSPGKEVRFSIKPARKRRSGPKEN, from the exons ATGAGAGACATAAATTTGACCAGCAAATGgagcaatgaaaataaatcccgGCAAAATGCCAGTGTAACTCCTAACAG TACGTCGAAAGCTACACCAAAAGACCCCCTTAATTCATCAACGACCAATGTGactattgaaatgaaaacattcATCACTCCAAGCAAAAGAGGAAAGGATGGATTTGCAACTCCAAAGAGTGCTGCAACGTCCCAACAAAAGCCTGGCCAGTCTATTTCACAAAGAAAAGCCTACGCTTCCG GTACTGACTCCACAACGACACCTGTTAGGAATTTCACAACCCCCAGTTCTTCATTCAAAACGCCTGATTTGGTCAGGTCAAATTCAGTGAGTCAAAAGCGGAAGCTATTCAACACACCAACAACCAAGCATCCTGACACGCCAATTCCTAAAAAGAATGCAAACCAAAGTCTGCACACTTCAATGGTGGAGTCTGAAGAGGAATGCAATGTAACTGTCGCAGTGCGAGTCAGACCCCTAAATTCAAA agAGCGAGGCGAGGGCAGCACTATTAAAACTGATGAAGAAGGTGTTGTCACTgttgaaacttcagatggctCAACCCTTAGTTACCAATACGAACACTGTTTTGGGCCTGATGCTACTCAAATGGAGGTGTTCAGAGACTTGGTTCACCCACTTCTGACCAAAGCTCTAGAAGGTTACAACGCTTGTCTCTTCTCCTATGGACAGACTGGATCTGGCAAGACATTTAG CATGATGGGCATTGAAGCTGTTGACGGATGCAAAATGGGCCGAGAAGCGGGCATAATCCCTCGCTTTGGGTTTTCTCTCTTTGAGAAGATCAATAGAGGCAAGCTGAAGGTGTCTATAGAAGTGTCATACTTTGAGATCTACAATGAAAAGATCCGAGATCTCCTGAGTGATGATCTGGGCCCCAGCCTGCGCCACCAGGCCAAGCCAACGCTCAGAGTCCGGGAGCATCCCCAGGACGGCCCCTACGTGGAAAATCTCACCGTTCAGTCAGTCAGCAGCTTTGATAGTCTCCAA GGTTGGCTCCGTCTTGGTTTGAGTCGCAGAGCAACGGCCGCTTCGGCAATGAACGACAAAAGCTCCAGGTCTCACAGCATTTTTACCATCACCCTGACGCAGGGCCCCAAAAGGAGTAAGGTGCACCTGGTGGATCTTGCAGGCAGTGAGCGTCTGGTGAACACCTGTGCCACAGGAGACAGGCTCAGG GAAGGTGTGCGTATCAACACATCCCTTCTGACGTTGGGAAAGGTGATCAACGCCCTGGCGGACAAGACAAAGAAGTCCTTTGTGCCTTATAGGGATTCAATGCTGACCTGGATCTTGAGT GACTCTCTCGGAGGGAGCGCGAGGACAGTGATGTTGGCCACCGTCAGCCCGTCCAGCGTGTACGTGGACGAGACACTGGCCACCTTGAGATACGCGTGCCAGGCGAGGGCCATCGTCAACAAACCGCAAATTCAACTCCAGCAGGGTGCCACTCCTCTGATGCA ACGGCAGCTGCATGAAGAGATAGACCGATTGAGGCAGGCGCGAGAGGAGTACGTGAAGCGAGGCGCAGGACAAGAAGTGGAAGCGCTCCAGACGGAATTGTCGTCGGTCCGACAGAAGCTGCGGCAGGTGGAGGAGGAAAGGGCAGAATGGGAGAGCAAGGTTAAAGCCTCTGATCTTGACCGCTCGCGCCAGCTCGCCGCGTTGGCCCGCAAAGGAATCACGACCAGTGACAGGCCGGGGCTAATTTTGCTCACCTCTGACCCGTCCTTGTCGCTATATTATGCGTTGCCCTCTGAGGCCAAGCCAAAAATGGTGCTTGGCAGTGCTCAGCCACCCGCTGACATCATACTTGACTCACCATTAGTCGCCGACAATCATTG CTCTCTGGAGTTTAAGCAAAGCACTTTCTGGCTGACACCCTGCGAGGGGTGTGAGACGTATGTCAATGGCGCGTTAGTTTCTCATGAGACGCCTCTCTCGAACCGGGATCGTGTCGCCCTGGGAGGCGATGTCTTCCTTCTTCTCAACACCAACAGCCTGGACGTTTGTGATCTAAGCAATTTCGCACCCCTGGTCGATTACGAGTTTGCTAGGATGGAACTGAGCCTGGCGCAGAACGCGCGGCTCAATATGGAGCTCACTGCGGCCAAGCAGAAGGCTCTTGCTGAACTGGAAGATAAGAAAACGCAACTCGAGAAGCTCGGAGCGTCAAAG gATGCTGCGGAAGCGGAACTCAAGTTGATGAGAGCCGATCAACAGAAGTTGGCTGCCGCTTTGAAGGCTGAAATCGAGGCTGAAAAGAATAGAATCGAGCAAGCAATGGCGCCCTTGAACATGAGCATCGCTCCTTCTTTCAACTCAGACCTCATTCAa GAACTGCGATCTCTTGAACAGATGTCATCTCCTCCTGTAATGGGACTTCACGAAATACACTGTTTAGTGAAGGAAGCCAATCAGCGTTGCAAGCATTTAGGATTGGATTAT AAATTTGCTCAAGTTCAAAAGGCGAATGCTGACCTGGCTTCTGACCAGCCAGCTCTGCAACCATGCATCAAAGTCAGAGTCTCAGACAAATATTCAACAATATGCAGCCACGGATTGTTCATGGAAGTGCTAGGGAACATCAGGGATAGCGAAGGAGAG ACCATTACAGAAATTGATTGGCCTAGACAGTTGGAGTGGGCTGAGAATTCTAGCGACTCTCTGAGCTCGGAAGAAAGCATATTGGTTGACATGGCACCTTTCAACCGACAAAAACCTGTGGCAGCCGCAGCATCAGCAGGCGTCGACCCAGAGAAGTGTTTTGCCATCCTACGCGAAACTCTTAAGCAGCTTCAGAGTGTAGCTTTCAAACACCCAAAGGCGGACACATATTTAAGAAACATCTCCGACTCCATTTGCCAACTGGAAAGAGCCTACGTTCACCCAGAATTTGAGTCATTCCAGTCAGAAGTCTCCAGTGTCCATAGCGAAAAGTGTAACGACACAGCCAAGTCCGACTCGTGGCTGAGCGAGGCGCTTGAACGATTACGCAACACGTCAGTCACCTCATCTGTTGTTTCGTCGGCCGCCTCAACGTCCACGCTACTGCACTCTCCGCCTTCGATATCTGCGATTCCAGCAAAGTCCAACATCAGGCAGCCTTCCTTGGCTTATTCTCCTGGCAAAGAAGTTAGATTCAGCATTAAGCCTGCAAGGAAGAGGAGAAGTGGTCCgaaggaaaattga
- the Atg14 gene encoding beclin 1-associated autophagy-related key regulator isoform X2, with product MHYAAGAHFRFFTARSRPFILSCVMWCRKCVLLEVARNRGRCGICDRQNVSEPESFVEDFSEMQVQLQRKKRLRAELQESCEAILKKKERAEKLRKDVDACKERITLLKSISSQCKNDFISDRAMARDLTRENKLRSDRLPVYESKVNRLEELVQGSNSKLESSRRELQALQQLIKSVVQRRAEQLLKFIFPITEFIPQCKSEHSDGMEKIPFEIAEASQMTFVRGQWVGSDSSGEVHHCIVAPILPTSGDYSAYNMWIATNKDGVHGAGVSTDKIELNSAYSITAALTYTAQLVNVLAFYLDVRLPKKQHYSDFCKAEMTDQQFARRVARLNANVLHLCFSQNIPPSVLHPTRTLHNVLQLFNKDVSDLGRQGHVEVDTDLISSLEDQLIRDLEAFEGDDDETCSDGDDGDCLPGGWESVPSLPYQETGAGALTDSRALVSAHGSVVNTSVAGGLVTSAAATLASFWRGWTAGGNR from the exons ATGCATTACGCTGCTGGTGCGCATTTTCGCTTCTTCACGGCTCGATCGCGTCCTTTTATCTTGTCGTGCGTTATGTGGTGCCGCAAATGCGTCCTGCTGGAGGTGGCCAGGAATCGGGGTCGCTGTGGCATTTGCGACCGGCAGAATGTCAGTGAACCGGAAAGTTTTGTCGAAGA CTTTTCTGAAATGCAAGTACAGCTACAGAGAAAGAAGAGACTGAGGGCCGAATTGCAAGAGAGTTGTGAGGCCATACTaaagaagaaagagagagcagaaaagctt AGGAAAGATGTGGATGCCTGCAAAGAGAGAATTACGCTCTTGAAATCTATATCGTCCCAATGCAAGAACGACTTCATTTCCG atCGGGCCATGGCTCGAGATTTGACCCGTGAGAATAAGCTGCGCTCTGACCGACTTCCAGTTTATGAAAGCAAAGTAAATAGGCTAGAAGAGTTGGTTCAGGGCTCAAACTCCAAACTGGAATCCTCCCGTCGCGAACTACAA GCATTGCAACAATTGATTAAGTCAGTCGTGCAGAGGCGGGCGGAGCAActgttgaaattcatttttccaatcACAGAATTTATTCCTCAATGCAAAAG TGAGCACTCTGATGGCATGGAGAAAATTCCGTTCGAAATCGCAGAGGCGTCCCAAATGACATTTGTTAGAGGCCAATGGGTCGGCAGTGATAGCTCTGGGGAGGTGCACCACTGCATTGTTGCACCCATCCTTCCAACATCTGGCGATTACTCGGCCTACAACATGTGGA ttgcaACCAACAAGGATGGAGTTCACGGAGCTGGTGTGTCAACAGATAAAATTGAGCTGAATTCTGCGTATTCCATCACCGCAGCCTTGACCTACACGGCTCAACTTGTGAATGTCCTCGCTTTCTATTTGGACGTTAGACTTCCCAAGAAGCAGCATTACag tgacTTTTGCAAAGCAGAGATGACAGATCAGCAGTTTGCTCGCAGAGTTGCGCGACTGAACGCAAACGTCCTCCATCTGTGCTTCAGCCAAAACATTCCTCCGTCAGTACTCCACCCTACCCGAACACTGCACAACGTGCTTCAGCTTTTCAACAAAGACGTCAGTGATCTGGGAAG ACAAGGTCATGTGGAGGTTGACACAGATCTAATAAGTTCGCTGGAGGATCAACTGATTCGCGATCTCGAGGCATTTGAAGGAGACGACGATGAGACGTGCTCTGATGGGGATGATGGAGACTGCCTTCCCGGTGGATGGGAATCg GTTCCATCACTGCCGTACCAAGAGACTGGCGCAGGCGCACTCACCGACAGCCGCGCTTTGGTATCTGCCCACGGGAGCGTGGTCAATACCAGTGTAGCAGGCGGACTGGTTACGAGTGCAGCCGCAACCCTAGCGTCATTTTGGCGAGGATGGACAGCAGGTGGCAATAGGTGA
- the LOC135938753 gene encoding uncharacterized protein LOC135938753 → MEANAANLYAFLIVLFLFAMDLAKNDKINMVEPAARASTKGRALRQQTILEGPNKECSISLNQTVWFERTSECETLLAKGPCETGEWLVMSEDRLKPICKKAACKFPSVHFNDTCVQVRDTSYCPQGMHVTLTETGEGACDCKPAHVYWKPKPTDKEKCFPLFRRGPCKEHEFLVFSKTSRKVRCTHNRCPDGQVKPRRSDQCIPLDTPDGPCNTIQLGSVLTVNETTMELNCAPALGNRHIIEAPLLNCSPGSRRDAAGKCRKSII, encoded by the exons ATGGAGGCCAACGCAGCAAATCTCTACGCCTTTTTGATCGTGCTTTTCCTGTTCGCCATGGACCTGGCGAAAAATGACAAGATCAACATGGTCGAGCCGGCTGCGAGAGCCAGCACCAAGGGCCGTGCCCTGCGACAGCAGACAATCCTCGAGGGGCCCAACAAGGAGTGCTCCATTTCCCTGAACCAGACCGTGTGGTTCGAGAGGACCAGCGAGTGCGAAACTCTGCTCGCCAAAG GTCCGTGCGAAACTGGCGAGTGGCTGGTCATGAGCGAGGACAGACTCAAGCCCATTTGCAAGAAGGCAGCTTGCAAGTTCCCGTCGGTGCATTTCAACGACACCTGCGTCCAGGTCAGAGACACGTCGTATTGTCCGCAAGGCATGCACGTCACCCTGACTGAAACCGGCGAAGGCGCCTGCGACTGCAAACCGGCTCATGTCTACTGGAAGCCCAAACCGACAGATAAG GAGAAGTGCTTCCCGCTCTTCCGCCGTGGACCCTGCAAAGAACACGAGTTCTTGGTATTCTCAAAGACCAGCCGCAAGGTGAGGTGCACACACAACCGATGCCCTGATGGCCAGGTCAAGCCGCGCAGGAGCGACCAATGCATTCCCCTGGACACGCCCGACGGCCCCTGCAACACCATCCAGCTGGGAAGTGTGCTCACGGTGAACGAAACCACTATGGAACTCAACTGCGCCCCGGCTCTGGGCAACCGCCACATCATTGAAGCGCCCCTCCTCAATTGCTCACCGGGCTCCAGAAGGGACGCAGCAGGAAAATGCCGCAAGTCCATTATCTGA
- the LOC135938789 gene encoding uncharacterized protein LOC135938789 — protein MSDSNPAEGTTENDEEIYYNKLYEREQYRKAKSSKCAKKLEQILELKINRVKSAKIKLPWNSYLSNRTQKLQSELQTNAAFSDCETFFSGIYHDGKPFELMDNNLDLKVQRLLRQVEEIQQVEGQIQSQKHNEVYKILNKV, from the exons ATGAGTGACTCAAATCCAGCTGAAGGGACTACTGAAAATGATGAAG agaTTTATTACAACAAGCTGTATGAAAGAGAACAATATCGCAAAGCGAAGTCGTCCAAGTGCGCCAAGAAGCTCGAACAGATCCTGGAGTTAAAAATCAACCGTGTG aaatctGCAAAGATAAAACTTCCCTGGAATTCATATTTAAGTAACCGCACGCAGAAGCTTCAAAGCGAACTGCAGACCAATGCTGCGTTCTCAGATTGCGAAACATTTTTTAGTGGCATCTATCATGATGGAAAACCATTTGAATTAATGGATAACAACTTGGATCTGAAG GTCCAGCGTCTCTTGCGACAAGTTGAAGAAATCCAGCAGGTTGAAGGTCAAATTCAAAGCCAAAAGCATAATGAAGTGTACAAAATTCTTAACAAGGTTTGA